TAAAAGCATATTCATTAATTCTGGAATTAAAAAAAATATTTGATTATAAAAAACCAGCATATGCATCAAAATTCTTTAAAAAATGGTATGACAAAGCGTTAAAATCAAATATACCAGAAATGAAAAAAGCAGCTAAGAGTTTATATAAACATATAAATGGTATTCTTATGCATTTAAAAACAGGATTAACCAATGCTAAAATTGAAGGCATGAATTCAAAACTTAGAACTTTTACCAAAAGAGCTTATGGTTTTAAGTCTTTTAAATATTTATCCATTACTATTTTTTTGGCTTTAGGTAAATTGCCTTTTTCCTAATTACCCACTCTTTTCGTGGGAGAACCCCTATTTCTTTTTCTAATTTTGTTGCTAAATATGCTATAAAAGGCGCTGAAATT
This window of the Marinitoga hydrogenitolerans DSM 16785 genome carries:
- a CDS encoding transposase; translation: KAYSLILELKKIFDYKKPAYASKFFKKWYDKALKSNIPEMKKAAKSLYKHINGILMHLKTGLTNAKIEGMNSKLRTFTKRAYGFKSFKYLSITIFLALGKLPFS